A segment of the Fusobacterium ulcerans genome:
CAGGAAAAGATAATTACTGAAAGAGATGGAAGAAGTGTAGTTCCTGTAAAAGCAGATTTCAAAGGGCAGATAAAAGGTATCGAACATGACAGATCATCAAGTGGGCAGACAGTATTTATTGAGCCATTATCAATAGTTGCTTTGAATAATAAAAACAGAGAATTGGAGATAAAAGAAAAAGAAGAGATAAGAAAAATACTTCTTAGAATAACTGACTATATAAGAAACAGCAAAGATGATATAGACAGAGTTGGGGAAGCAGTTATCACACTGGACATACTTAATGCAAGAGCCATGTATGGGATAGAGAAAAAATGTGTAGTTCCTAATATCAATAATAGAGAGATACTGACACTGGTAGACGCGAGACATCCCTTTATACCAGTTTCCTCAGTTGTTCCTCTTACATTTGAAATAGGAAAAGATTATAACACTCTCCTTATAACAGGGCCAAATACAGGAGGAAAGACTGTTGCACTAAAAACAGCTGGGCTTCTTACATTGATGGCATTGAGCGGAATACCTATTCCTGCTCATGAACATTCAAGTATTGGATTTTTTACAGGAGTTTATGCTGATATAGGAGATGAGCAAAGCATTGAACAGTCTCTGTCTTCATTCTCAGCTCACTTAAAAAATGTTCAGGAAATACTTGAAAATGTAACTAGAGCTTCTCTTGTATTATTAGATGAATTAGGATCAGGAACAGACCCTGCTGAAGGGTCAGCTTTTGCTATGGCAGTTATAGATTATCTGAAAGATAAAAAATGTAAATCAATAATAACTACTCACTATAGTGAAGTAAAAGCTCATGGATATAATGAAGAGGGAATAGAAACAGCATCAATGGAATTTAATGTTGAAACTCTTTCTCCTACTTACAGACTATTGATAGGGATACCTGGAGAAAGTAATGCTCTTACTATTGCCAGAAGACTTGGAGTATCTGAAGAGGTAATCAACAAGGCAAAGAGCTACATAAGTGATGACAATAAAAAAATAGAGAAAATGATAAGCAATATCAAGGATAAAGCAGATGAACTCGATATAATGAAAAGACAAGTAGAGTTCTTGAAAGAAGCTGCCCAAAGAGATAAAGAAGCCTTTGAGGAGAAACTTAGAGTTCTGGAAAAGGAAAAAAATGATATCTTGAAGGAAGCTTATGAAAAAGCAGACAGAATGATGAAAGAGATGCAGTCTAAGGCAGCAGCTCTAGTTGAGAAGATACAAAAAGAAGATAATAAAAAAGAAGATATTAAGAATGTTCAGAAAAGTCTAAATATGCTTAGATCGGCTTTACAGGATGATAAAACTAAAACTGTTGCAGAAAAACCAAAAGTTGCAAGAAAAGTTGATTTTAAAGTGGGAGAAAGATTGTTTGTAAACAGTCTTAACCAGTTTGCAAATGTATTAAAGATAAATCTTTCTAAAGAAACAGTACAGGTACAGGCAGGAATATTAAAGCTGGAAGTATCTTTAGACGATGTGAAAGTAGTTGAAGAGAAAAAACAGAAAGTATATAATTCATTCTCTCATAAGAAAACAGCTGTAAGAAGTGAAATAGATTTGAGAGGGAAAATGGTGGATGAAGCAGTTTATGAACTGGAGACTTATCTGGACAGAGCTGTTATGAATTCATATAATGAAGTTTATGTGATACACGGAAAGGGTACTGGAGCACTTAGAGAGGGAATACTTAACTACCTGAAAAAATGTCCTTATGTAAAAGAATATAGAATAGGAGGACATGGAGAGGGAGGATTAGGATGTACAGTAGTGACTCTGAAATAAAAAAGAAGAAAATAACGCTAATATTGGCAGCAGCTGGAATAGGAAAAAGAATGGGGCTGGATTATCCAAAACAGTTCTTTGAGCATAATGGGAAGCCTCTGTTTATTTTTCCCTTAGAGACAGCAGAAAATTCTTCTTTGATAGATGAAATAATTATTGTAACTAATGAAAATAATATTGACTTAGTGAAAAAACAATGTAATAAATATAATATAAAAAAAGTTAGGAAAATTCTTGCAGGAGGAAAAGAGAGACAAGACTCTATTTATAACGCTCTGAAAGAAGATGAGGGGAGCACATACATACTAGTACAGGATGGAGTGAGACCTTTTATGAAGGAAAAATATATAAAAATGACTTGTGAAGCGCTGGATAATGATAAAACTCTTGCTGGAGCAGTGATAGGAGTACCTGTAAAGGATACTATAAAAGTAGTGGGAATAGATGGAGAAATACTTGCTACTCCAAACAGAGCAGGGCTTGTAGCTGTTCATACACCTCAGACATTCAGAGGAGATATATTAAAGGAAGCGTATAAAAAAGCAGAGGCAGAAAAATTTCTTGGAACAGATGATTCTTCTCTTGTAGAAAGAGCAGGAGAAAAGGTAAAAATAATTACAGGAGATTATGATAATATAAAGATAACTACATTAGAAGATTTGTTATCTCTTAAATAGGGGGAGTTATGAATATTCGTATAGAACAAATGAAGCCTGTATTAGGAAGTACAGAGCAGAACTTATTGAAAATGGTAGAGTCAATAGAAAAGGGAATAGAAGCTGGAGATGATATCATAGTATTTCCTGAACTGGCATTAAATGGATATATGCTGGAAGATATAGTCTTTGAAACAGCTATGAGAGATGTTCCAGAAATACTGTTGGAGAAAAGTAAAGAGATAAGTATAATATTTGGTATGGCAGAGTTGGGAGAAGAGGAATATCCATATAATACAGCTTATTATCTGGAAGATGAAAAAGTTATACACAAACATAGAAAAGTTTATCTTCCTGACTATGGTATGTTTTCTGAAGGAAGATATTTTGCAGCTGGAGAAAAAATAAGGGCATTTGATACAAAGTTTGGAAGAATGGGAATGCTTATATGCGAAGATGCATGGCATCAGTCAGCTCACTACATTCTTGCACAAGATGGAGCTAAGTATATATTCTCAATAGCTAATGCACCAGCAAAGCTTGGAGTAAATAAAGCTTCTGTATCAGCTACATGGAAAGCTTTGTTAAAGAGCAGTTCCATATCTAATGGGGTATTTAATATAATGACAAATAGAACAGGAGTAGAAGATGGGATAACATTCTTTGGAAATTCTGTTGTAATAGATCCTACTGGAGAGGTTGTAAAAGAAGCAGGGTATTTTAATGAGGAAACTTTATGTTGCTGTATTAATCCATGCTGTATAAGGAGAGCAAGAACAAGTGCTCCAGTATTCAAAGCTGAAAAACTTGATCTGACTATTAGAGAGTTAAAAAGAATACAAAAAAATAGATTTGAGTAAGGAGAAAAGCTTATGAAAAAAAGATATATACTGCTTTTTGTTATAATTGTTTTTGTCGGTTTTCTAGCGGGATATAGATTTGGATATAAAGTATCTCCAAGAGATTTTATAGGGGAAGATACAAAGATAATATATGCAAATGAAGGTATAGCAGATAAGGATTTTAAAGAGGTAATGCCTTTGATAAATGCAGCTGGAAAAGAAGCTGACTATAAGAAATTTGAAGAAACAAAAAAATATATTTCGAAAATATATGCTTTTTCTGATTCGGATTTCTATAATAAGGATATAAAAAGTGCAGTAGTTGTAGATACAGGATACTGGTATTTCTTTATATTAAAAGACAGTGTAAAATACTTTGATAAAGATGGAGAATTTTACAGACTAAAAAGCAAATATATGGAAAAATATGGATTAAAAAGAGATATATACATGTGTTTCCATAGAGGTTTAATAATTTTTTCTGAAAATAAATCAGTTTTGAAAAAAATAATTAACAAAAAAGGGACTTATAATGCTAAAATAGAAAATATAATAGATGAAACAAGAGATAATCTTCTAGGAACTCTTATATATAATAATGTGAAAACTAAAGATCTTGGAATTGAAGCTGTATCTCTTACAGGAACTATAGATAAAGATGTAGTAAAATTACAGGGGAAAATTATTGGAGATAAGGATGTATTTGCTGCATTCAATGATCAGCCAGAAGAGAGAAAGCTATTGAAATACACTGGAAAAAATACTATATATCTTTCAATGAAGGATTTTTCAAAGCTGGAAAAACTTGTATTTAACTCATATACTCTTGGAAATAATAAAGATTTAATACTGGCTATGTGGCAGGGATTTATTGGAACAAAACCGTCAGATCTTCTTAAAGAGATAGATGGAGAGATAATAGCTGACACTAATAATGCAACTATGATGATACCATTGAAAAATGCTGAAAAAGTAAAAAAAGCTTTAAGTATGTTCAAGACAGAAGATGGATATAGAATTTCAAACAGAGCAAGGTTGTTTTTTAAAGATGAAAATACACTTGTTTATGGAAAGGATAGTTTTGTAGAAAATCCTCATCCAGCAGTGTTGGTAAGAGGACAATTCCTATATGGGTCTCTGGATATTTACAGCAATTTTGGTATAGAGGAATTACAGGGAACAGATTTGAATATAGCAGGAATTGGTAATGAAGTAACTTTTGAAGCAGAAATTAATTCTAAAAATATAGAAAGACTATTAAGGAGGGTAAAATGATAAAGATATATAACACGCTTAGTGGAAAAGTTGATGAATTCAAACCTGTAAGAGAAGGGGAAGTGTCAATGTATGTCTGCGGGCCTACAGTATATAACTATATTCATATTGGAAATGCCAGACCAGCTATTTTCTTTGATACAGTAAGAAGATATTTTGAATATAGAGGATACAAAGTAAAGTATGTACAAAACTTTACTGACGTAGATGATAAAATGATAAGAAGAGCTAATGAAGAGGGAGTTTCTCTTAAAGATATAGCTGAAAAATATATAAAAGCATATTTTGAGGATACTTCAAAAGTAAACCTTAAAGAAGCTGGAATGATAAGACCTAAAGCGACTGAACATATTGGAGATATGATAGAAATAATCCAAAACCTTATAGAAAAAGGATATGCTTATGAAGCAGAGGGAGATGTATACTTCAATGTAGAGAAATACAAAGATGGATATGGAGCTCTTTCTAAACAAAATGTAGATGATCTTAAAAGCGGTGCAAGAATAGAAGTTGCAGATATAAAAAAATCACCTGTGGATTTTGCTCTTTGGAAAGCTGCAAAAGAGGGAGAGCCAAGTTGGGAATCGCCTTGGGGAAAAGGGAGACCAGGATGGCATATAGAATGTTCAGCAATGTCTCATAGATATTTAGGAGACACTTTTGATATACATGGTGGAGGACAGGATTTAATATTCCCACATCATGAAAATGAAATAGCACAATCTAAATGTTCTTGTGGAGGAGAATTTGCAAGATACTGGATGCACAATGGATACATCAATATCAATGGAGAAAAAATGTCTAAGTCAGGAACATTTATGCTTCTTAGACAAGTATTGGATCAATTTGAAGGAAGAGTAATAAGATTATTCATACTTGGAGCTCATTACAGAAAACCTATGGATTTCTCTAACTATGAATTAAATCAAGCTAAGTCATCACTGGAAAGAATAGAAAATGCTTTATTAAGAGCTAAAGATGCACTGGCAGCAGATACAAAAGAGGATGGAGCAGACTGCGCTGAGCTGGCAGAAGTACTAAAATCTTCAAGTGAAAAATTTGTAACTGCTATGGATGATGACTTTAATACTGCACAAGGGCTTGGAGCTATATTTGAACTTATTAAAGAATTAAACAAAGCTCTTGAGGAAGATAAACTAAGTGCAAAAGGAAAAGAAACTGTAAAAGAAACTGTGGACTATGTAGTTAATATAATGCAGGAAGTTTTAGGAGTTATACTTAAACTTGATAATGAAGTTGGAAATCTAACTTCAGAGCTTGTTGAATTTATTCTTGAATTAAGAAGAGAAGCAAGAGCTGACAAGAACTGGGCTATGTCTGACAAAATCAGAGACAGATTGGCAGAGATAGGTATAAAAATCAAGGATGGAAAGGATACAACTACATGGAGCATGTAGATTTGAAGGAAACAAGTGGAGTAGTATTGGCATACCTTGGAGATGCTGTCTGGGAACTCTGTATAAGAAAATATTGGATAAGTAAAGGACTGAATCTCCAGAACCTCAATAAAAGAGTTAAGGAGTGTGTCAATGCCAAAAGACAGAGTGTATTATACAAGGAGATAGTTCCTCTATTAGAGGAAAAATATCAGATGCTGGGAAACAGGGCAAAAAATGGAAATATAAAGACATTTCCTAAATCATGCTCAGTTTTGGAATATAAAGAAGCAACAGCTTTTGAAGCACTTATAGCTGGATTTTATGTTGATGGAAGAGAAGATTTGATTGAATTAGCAATAAAAAAATGTATAGAGGGTGAAAAGCGATGAGATTATTCCCAAGTTTTAGATTGAATAGAAGTATAGGAATCGATTTAGGAACGGCAAATACACTGGTTTATAGTAAAAAACATAAGAAAATAGTTCTAAATGAACCATCAGTAGTGGCGGTAGAAAGAGAAAGTAGAAAAGTATTGGCAGTAGGAAATGAAGCCAAAGAAATGCTTGGAAAAACTCCAGATACAATTGTAGCTGTAAAACCACTTAGTGAGGGAGTTATAGCTGACTATGATATTACTGAAGCTATGATAAAATATTTTATTAAAAAGGTTTTTGGGTCATATAATTTTATTATGCCTGAAATTATGATATGTGTTCCTATTGATGTAACAGGGGTAGAAAAAAGAGCTGTATTGGAAGCTGCTATATCTGCTGGAGCAAAGAGAGCATATCTTATAGAAGAAGCAAGAGCAGCAGCTCTTGGATCAGGGCTTGATATAGCTGTGCCTGAAGGAAATATGATAATAGATATCGGAGGAGGGTCTACTGACGTAGCTGTCATCTCTCTGGGTGGAACAGTAGTAAGTAAAACTATAAGAACTGCTGGAAATAACTTTGATAATGATATCATTAAATATGTAAAGAAAACTCATAATCTTCTTATAGGAGATAAGACAGCTGAAGAAATAAAAATAAGAATAGGAACAGCATTGCCTTTAGAGGAAGAGGAAAAAATGACTATAAAAGGTAGAGACCTAATAATTGGACTTCCTAAAACAGTGGAGATAACTTCTGAAGAAGTAAGAGAAGCTATAAATGATTCTCTTATGGAAGTTGTAGATTGTGTAAAATATGTTCTTGAAAGAACTCCACCTGAACTTGCAGCTGATATAGTTGATAAGGGAATAGTTATGGCTGGAGGAGGTTCTCTTATTAGAAACTTCCCAGAAATGATAGCTAAATATACTAACCTAAATGTAAAATTAGCTGAAAATCCTCTTGAAAGTGTAGTAAAAGGGGCTGGACTGGCTCTTGATCAGTTAAATATCCTTAGAAAGATAGAGAAGGCTGAAAGATAATGATAAAAGATATCGTTTCTAATGAAGAGGTTAAAACTTTTTTTAGAAATGAACTTAAAGCAGAAAAAAAATCAGGAACATATCTTTTTTATGGAAGCGATTCAGAACAACTTATGGAGTTTGCTCTTTATTTTACCAAAGGACTATGTTGTGAAACTTTGGAAGGAGATTTTTGTGATACATGCAGTGTATGCAGAAAGATAGATAAGCTTATCTACAGTGATTTGGAAGTGCTTGATGATTCAAGTGGAATAAAAGTAGATGCTGTAAGAGAGCTTGCATATAAGTCTTCATCCAGTTCTTATGAAGGCGGAAGAAAGATATTCATACTGAAAGATATACAGAAAATGAAAAAAGAGGCAGGAAACTCTCTTTTAAAACTTATAGAGGAACCTAATGAAGGAAGTTTTTTTATTCTTCTCAGCAGTAGCTTAAATATACTTCCTACAATTAAATCAAGAAGTATATTGGTGAAGATAAAGAAGAGAAATGCACAAGAATTAAATGTAGATGACTTTACATATTCATTTTATATGGGAAACAGTGAAGATATTAAGGGATTTAAAGATTCTGAACTAGATTTAAATAAATCAGAATTTTATGGAAATATAGGGAATTTTCTTAAAAAATATACTGAAACTAAAGAATTGGAATATAAAACTGGAATATATAAGTGCATAAGGGATTTTATTAAAGGAAAATACTATATATCACCTCAGGAAAAGATATTTTTTGTAGAGGAGATAACGAGAGGAACTTCCGACAAAGAGATTTATCGAAAAATAATAGAGTATACTATCTATGTATTAGGAGATATGAAAGGTCTGGAAGAGAGACTTACTTTAAAAGGAATGTTAAGATATCCAATCAACATGAAGCTTGTGCTTTTGGAATTATTTTTAAAAATTTAAAAATTAAAATTATTTTTATGACTTTTCATTAAAATGGAATTGATAAAAAAATAGAATTTTAAAAAGACTCTGGCATTGAAATTAAATTGTTGGAGTCTTTTTTCATTGTAAAATATTTATTTTTTGTACTAAAAAGTTTAGAATACTAAAATAATTTTTTGATAATTTTATCAGAAAAACTGAAAAGAAAATACTTTGTATAGATATCTATTTTCATTCTAAGGCAAAAGTGATATAATCAAAATATCTACTAAATAAGGGGGAAATATGATGAAAGAGTGGAATAATGATAAGGAACTTTTTGAGCTTGTAAAGAGAGAGCTTTACACACCAGTAATTGGAGATATATTAGATGGAATGGGGTATTACCATCAAATTCTATTTCCAGAAATACAGCCTGCACTTTTAGATATGAAGATAGCAGGAAGAGCTATGCCAGTAAATATGATAGATGTATATGGAGAGCAAAGTGAGCCTTTTGGAAAATTAACTGAGGCATTGGATCAACTGCAAGAGGGAGATGTATACATAGCTCATGGAGGAAATATGAGATGTGCTTACTGGGGAGAAATACTTACAGCAACAGCTAAAAAAAGAGGAGCAGCAGGGGCTGTAATAAATGGATACCACAGAGATACTAAAAT
Coding sequences within it:
- a CDS encoding nitrilase-related carbon-nitrogen hydrolase, coding for MNIRIEQMKPVLGSTEQNLLKMVESIEKGIEAGDDIIVFPELALNGYMLEDIVFETAMRDVPEILLEKSKEISIIFGMAELGEEEYPYNTAYYLEDEKVIHKHRKVYLPDYGMFSEGRYFAAGEKIRAFDTKFGRMGMLICEDAWHQSAHYILAQDGAKYIFSIANAPAKLGVNKASVSATWKALLKSSSISNGVFNIMTNRTGVEDGITFFGNSVVIDPTGEVVKEAGYFNEETLCCCINPCCIRRARTSAPVFKAEKLDLTIRELKRIQKNRFE
- a CDS encoding rod shape-determining protein, which codes for MRLFPSFRLNRSIGIDLGTANTLVYSKKHKKIVLNEPSVVAVERESRKVLAVGNEAKEMLGKTPDTIVAVKPLSEGVIADYDITEAMIKYFIKKVFGSYNFIMPEIMICVPIDVTGVEKRAVLEAAISAGAKRAYLIEEARAAALGSGLDIAVPEGNMIIDIGGGSTDVAVISLGGTVVSKTIRTAGNNFDNDIIKYVKKTHNLLIGDKTAEEIKIRIGTALPLEEEEKMTIKGRDLIIGLPKTVEITSEEVREAINDSLMEVVDCVKYVLERTPPELAADIVDKGIVMAGGGSLIRNFPEMIAKYTNLNVKLAENPLESVVKGAGLALDQLNILRKIEKAER
- a CDS encoding RraA family protein → MKEWNNDKELFELVKRELYTPVIGDILDGMGYYHQILFPEIQPALLDMKIAGRAMPVNMIDVYGEQSEPFGKLTEALDQLQEGDVYIAHGGNMRCAYWGEILTATAKKRGAAGAVINGYHRDTKMMLEQNFPVFSRGRFAQDSSVRTKIVDYRCPIEIGAVWINPGDLVVADMDGVLIVPKNIEEEVIVKSLEKVRAEKKVREEIENGMSSTDAFKKYGVL
- a CDS encoding ribonuclease III domain-containing protein, with product MEHVDLKETSGVVLAYLGDAVWELCIRKYWISKGLNLQNLNKRVKECVNAKRQSVLYKEIVPLLEEKYQMLGNRAKNGNIKTFPKSCSVLEYKEATAFEALIAGFYVDGREDLIELAIKKCIEGEKR
- the ispD gene encoding 2-C-methyl-D-erythritol 4-phosphate cytidylyltransferase, which gives rise to MYSSDSEIKKKKITLILAAAGIGKRMGLDYPKQFFEHNGKPLFIFPLETAENSSLIDEIIIVTNENNIDLVKKQCNKYNIKKVRKILAGGKERQDSIYNALKEDEGSTYILVQDGVRPFMKEKYIKMTCEALDNDKTLAGAVIGVPVKDTIKVVGIDGEILATPNRAGLVAVHTPQTFRGDILKEAYKKAEAEKFLGTDDSSLVERAGEKVKIITGDYDNIKITTLEDLLSLK
- the cysS gene encoding cysteine--tRNA ligase, translated to MIKIYNTLSGKVDEFKPVREGEVSMYVCGPTVYNYIHIGNARPAIFFDTVRRYFEYRGYKVKYVQNFTDVDDKMIRRANEEGVSLKDIAEKYIKAYFEDTSKVNLKEAGMIRPKATEHIGDMIEIIQNLIEKGYAYEAEGDVYFNVEKYKDGYGALSKQNVDDLKSGARIEVADIKKSPVDFALWKAAKEGEPSWESPWGKGRPGWHIECSAMSHRYLGDTFDIHGGGQDLIFPHHENEIAQSKCSCGGEFARYWMHNGYININGEKMSKSGTFMLLRQVLDQFEGRVIRLFILGAHYRKPMDFSNYELNQAKSSLERIENALLRAKDALAADTKEDGADCAELAEVLKSSSEKFVTAMDDDFNTAQGLGAIFELIKELNKALEEDKLSAKGKETVKETVDYVVNIMQEVLGVILKLDNEVGNLTSELVEFILELRREARADKNWAMSDKIRDRLAEIGIKIKDGKDTTTWSM
- a CDS encoding endonuclease MutS2, translating into MNRHSYTVLEFDKLREEISNYSAIEENHYKILGLEPFKDFSSLNRELDVLRDFTDFLKFDGGLETAGMKDICKLTKKSQLIGTYLDVEDLWDINHNLRLFRVFKNRLEDLNKYKDLRDKFNDVPILRGIEDIINKAIDNNKEIKDDASLDLRDIRIHKKTLAMNIKRKFDELFNEPQFAKVFQEKIITERDGRSVVPVKADFKGQIKGIEHDRSSSGQTVFIEPLSIVALNNKNRELEIKEKEEIRKILLRITDYIRNSKDDIDRVGEAVITLDILNARAMYGIEKKCVVPNINNREILTLVDARHPFIPVSSVVPLTFEIGKDYNTLLITGPNTGGKTVALKTAGLLTLMALSGIPIPAHEHSSIGFFTGVYADIGDEQSIEQSLSSFSAHLKNVQEILENVTRASLVLLDELGSGTDPAEGSAFAMAVIDYLKDKKCKSIITTHYSEVKAHGYNEEGIETASMEFNVETLSPTYRLLIGIPGESNALTIARRLGVSEEVINKAKSYISDDNKKIEKMISNIKDKADELDIMKRQVEFLKEAAQRDKEAFEEKLRVLEKEKNDILKEAYEKADRMMKEMQSKAAALVEKIQKEDNKKEDIKNVQKSLNMLRSALQDDKTKTVAEKPKVARKVDFKVGERLFVNSLNQFANVLKINLSKETVQVQAGILKLEVSLDDVKVVEEKKQKVYNSFSHKKTAVRSEIDLRGKMVDEAVYELETYLDRAVMNSYNEVYVIHGKGTGALREGILNYLKKCPYVKEYRIGGHGEGGLGCTVVTLK
- a CDS encoding ATPase; its protein translation is MIKDIVSNEEVKTFFRNELKAEKKSGTYLFYGSDSEQLMEFALYFTKGLCCETLEGDFCDTCSVCRKIDKLIYSDLEVLDDSSGIKVDAVRELAYKSSSSSYEGGRKIFILKDIQKMKKEAGNSLLKLIEEPNEGSFFILLSSSLNILPTIKSRSILVKIKKRNAQELNVDDFTYSFYMGNSEDIKGFKDSELDLNKSEFYGNIGNFLKKYTETKELEYKTGIYKCIRDFIKGKYYISPQEKIFFVEEITRGTSDKEIYRKIIEYTIYVLGDMKGLEERLTLKGMLRYPINMKLVLLELFLKI